A genome region from Microbacterium profundi includes the following:
- a CDS encoding fumarylacetoacetate hydrolase family protein, which produces MKIARFSHNDAIRYGIVDEQELVVLAGDPMFAGYETTGERVPLADAALLAPVIPRSKVVCVGKNYHDHAAEMGGVAPEEPLLFLKPNTSVIGPGDTILRPTLSERTEHEGELAVVIGRIAKNVKAENALDYVFGYTVGNDVTARDLQKRDGQWTRGKGFDTFCPLGPVIETDFDQADATIETRVNGEVRQHAPLSDMIHSVPAIIEYASAVFTLLPGDVILTGTPAGVGPFVAGDTVEVEVTGLGVLRNSVRDAMPVV; this is translated from the coding sequence GTGAAGATCGCTCGGTTCAGCCACAATGACGCCATCCGCTACGGCATCGTCGACGAGCAGGAGCTCGTCGTCCTCGCCGGTGACCCGATGTTCGCGGGGTACGAGACCACCGGCGAGCGCGTGCCGCTCGCGGACGCCGCGCTGCTCGCGCCCGTGATCCCTCGGTCGAAGGTGGTCTGCGTGGGCAAGAACTATCACGATCATGCCGCGGAGATGGGGGGAGTGGCGCCCGAAGAGCCGCTGCTGTTCCTCAAGCCCAACACCTCTGTGATCGGCCCGGGCGACACGATCTTGCGGCCGACGCTGTCCGAGCGTACGGAGCACGAGGGAGAGCTCGCGGTCGTCATCGGCCGGATCGCGAAGAACGTCAAGGCCGAGAACGCGCTCGACTACGTGTTCGGCTACACGGTCGGCAACGATGTCACCGCCAGGGACCTTCAGAAGAGGGACGGCCAGTGGACGCGCGGAAAGGGCTTCGACACGTTCTGCCCGCTGGGTCCGGTCATCGAGACGGACTTCGATCAGGCGGATGCCACGATCGAGACCCGCGTGAACGGCGAGGTGCGCCAGCACGCACCGCTGAGCGACATGATCCACTCGGTCCCGGCGATCATCGAGTACGCGTCCGCCGTGTTCACCCTGCTGCCGGGTGACGTCATCCTCACCGGCACGCCGGCCGGTGTCGGCCCGTTCGTCGCCGGCGACACCGTCGAGGTCGAGGTCACCGGACTCGGCGTCCTGCGCAACTCAGTGCGCGACGCGATGCCCGTGGTATGA
- a CDS encoding type IV toxin-antitoxin system AbiEi family antitoxin domain-containing protein, whose translation MPRRITFEQADALLRSRDDIVATGITDRQLRSLVATGTFVRVHRGFYVDGTSWRELWAEGRHLLRVISHARSSPGESPVSMQMSAGVLWDLPLYRVSDQVVHTLIRGARHTRTVAGIARHDVEVADSDIVERHGLRCTSLTRTVFDMVRSMPPEAAISAADAALRMMTVSGQRQDAAAAEQWREELLRLAAPGLRGVRKVRWAVGFADGRAQLPGESVSRLQLSRLGFHDIHLQVPVVGSEGDRYFMDFGFPRSRMFGEFDGEGKYLEPELRETPTPVDAVLAEKRREDDVRGVTGWGVRRWGSVHIKSVDALGARLTAFGIHPPG comes from the coding sequence ATGCCGAGACGGATCACCTTCGAACAAGCCGACGCGTTGCTCCGGTCCCGCGACGACATCGTCGCGACGGGAATCACGGACCGGCAGCTGCGCAGTCTCGTCGCCACGGGGACGTTCGTCCGCGTGCATCGGGGGTTCTACGTCGACGGCACGTCGTGGCGTGAACTGTGGGCTGAAGGACGGCACCTGCTGAGGGTCATCTCCCACGCGCGATCAAGCCCTGGTGAGTCTCCGGTATCCATGCAGATGTCGGCGGGAGTGCTCTGGGATCTGCCGCTTTACCGTGTTTCCGATCAAGTCGTCCACACGCTCATCCGAGGCGCGCGGCACACGCGTACGGTAGCGGGTATCGCGCGCCATGACGTCGAGGTCGCGGACAGCGACATCGTCGAGCGACACGGCCTGCGCTGCACCTCCTTGACGAGAACGGTGTTCGACATGGTCCGCAGCATGCCTCCTGAGGCCGCGATCTCCGCTGCGGACGCAGCGCTCAGAATGATGACCGTGTCGGGTCAGCGTCAGGATGCTGCGGCTGCAGAGCAGTGGCGGGAAGAGCTGCTGCGGTTGGCGGCGCCCGGTCTTCGCGGAGTTCGCAAAGTGCGCTGGGCAGTGGGCTTCGCAGACGGTCGAGCACAGCTGCCTGGTGAAAGCGTGAGTCGGCTGCAACTGTCTCGCCTGGGGTTTCACGACATCCATCTGCAGGTACCTGTGGTCGGGTCGGAAGGCGACCGCTATTTCATGGACTTCGGCTTTCCACGGTCGCGGATGTTCGGGGAGTTCGACGGCGAGGGCAAGTACCTTGAGCCGGAGTTGCGCGAGACGCCGACGCCTGTCGATGCCGTCCTGGCGGAGAAGCGACGCGAGGACGACGTGCGCGGTGTGACTGGGTGGGGTGTACGCCGCTGGGGCAGCGTCCACATCAAGAGCGTCGATGCGCTCGGCGCACGACTGACCGCGTTCGGCATCCACCCACCCGGATAA
- a CDS encoding branched-chain amino acid aminotransferase → MTTTETELAPLEFSVTKNLAARSAAQRDEALANPGFGTIFTDHMVDICWSARGGWHRPRVQPYGPISLDPAAAVLHYGQEIFEGIKAYRHADGSIHTFRPDQNAARLQRSARRMALPELPAEYFIQSLRELIAVDGAWVPSGEDQSLYLRPFMFAKEAFLGVRPAQKVAYYLIASPAGSYFTGGVKPVRIWLSETHARAGRGGTGAAKTGGNYASSLLPQSEAYDKGCDQVVFLDQDGNVEELGGMNVVFVFKDGRIVTPESDSILEGITRNSLLQLAEDRGHTVERRPVSLQEWRDGVASGDIVEVFACGTAAVVTPIGALVTADYEDVQPLGDLALSLREELTDIQYGRATDKHGWLYRLDA, encoded by the coding sequence ATGACAACGACTGAGACCGAACTCGCTCCTCTCGAGTTCTCTGTGACCAAGAACCTCGCTGCACGCTCCGCCGCGCAGCGCGACGAAGCTCTCGCGAACCCGGGCTTCGGGACGATCTTCACCGACCATATGGTCGACATCTGCTGGTCGGCACGCGGCGGATGGCATCGCCCGCGCGTGCAGCCGTACGGTCCGATCTCGCTCGACCCTGCGGCCGCGGTGCTGCACTACGGTCAGGAGATATTCGAGGGCATCAAGGCGTACCGCCATGCCGACGGCTCGATCCACACGTTCCGTCCCGACCAGAACGCGGCCCGGCTCCAGCGCAGTGCTCGCCGGATGGCGCTGCCGGAACTCCCTGCCGAGTACTTCATCCAGTCGCTGCGCGAACTCATCGCAGTCGACGGGGCGTGGGTGCCGTCAGGGGAGGACCAGAGCCTCTACCTGCGCCCTTTCATGTTCGCCAAAGAGGCGTTCCTCGGCGTGCGTCCTGCGCAGAAGGTCGCGTACTACCTGATCGCGAGCCCGGCCGGTTCATATTTCACGGGCGGCGTGAAGCCGGTGCGCATCTGGCTCTCCGAGACACACGCCCGTGCGGGCAGAGGCGGCACGGGCGCGGCGAAGACCGGAGGCAACTACGCGTCCAGTCTGCTGCCGCAGTCCGAAGCGTACGACAAGGGCTGCGATCAGGTCGTGTTCCTCGACCAGGACGGCAACGTCGAAGAGCTCGGCGGAATGAACGTTGTCTTCGTGTTCAAGGACGGTCGCATCGTCACCCCCGAATCCGACAGCATCCTCGAGGGCATCACGCGCAACTCGCTGCTGCAGCTCGCCGAGGACCGCGGCCACACCGTCGAGCGCCGTCCGGTGTCGCTGCAGGAGTGGCGCGACGGTGTCGCTTCCGGCGACATCGTCGAGGTGTTCGCCTGCGGCACCGCTGCGGTCGTGACGCCCATCGGTGCGCTGGTGACGGCGGACTACGAGGACGTCCAGCCTCTCGGCGATCTCGCCCTGTCGCTGCGCGAGGAGCTCACCGACATCCAGTACGGCCGCGCCACGGACAAGCACGGCTGGCTCTACCGTCTCGACGCCTGA
- a CDS encoding 3-isopropylmalate dehydrogenase, which produces MSRVVKLAVIPGDGIGPEVVTEAEKVLDAVTIHSDVTFEKKHFSLGAGRYLETGDTLTDDDLAAICANDAIILGAVGGTPGDPRLKDANIERGLLLKLRFTLDHYVNLRPSKLYAGAPGPLSAPGDIDFVVVREGTEGPYVGNGGAIRVGTPHEVANETSVNTAYGIERVVRYAFELAGRRRQKLTLVHKTNVLVHSGGMWQRIVNEVAQEHPAVVVDYLHVDAATIFLVTNPSRFDVIVTDNLFGDILTDLAGAVTGGIGLAASGNINPDGTFPSMFEPVHGSAPDIAGQQKADPTAAILSIALLLDHLGLPEESIRVTRAVEADIAARDGSRTTSQTGDAIIARLQA; this is translated from the coding sequence ATGTCGCGTGTCGTGAAGCTGGCCGTCATCCCCGGTGACGGCATCGGACCAGAGGTCGTCACCGAGGCCGAGAAGGTCCTCGATGCCGTCACCATTCACAGTGATGTCACCTTCGAGAAGAAGCACTTCTCGCTCGGTGCCGGGCGATACCTCGAGACCGGCGACACGCTGACCGACGACGACCTCGCCGCGATCTGTGCGAACGACGCGATCATCCTCGGAGCCGTCGGCGGCACACCCGGCGACCCGCGACTGAAGGATGCGAACATCGAGCGCGGGCTGCTGCTGAAGCTGCGCTTCACCCTCGATCACTATGTGAACCTGCGTCCTTCGAAGCTCTACGCCGGGGCTCCGGGGCCGCTCTCCGCGCCCGGCGATATCGATTTCGTCGTCGTCCGCGAGGGCACCGAGGGTCCTTACGTCGGCAACGGAGGCGCGATCCGTGTCGGCACGCCGCACGAGGTCGCGAACGAGACGAGTGTGAACACGGCCTACGGAATCGAGCGCGTCGTCCGCTACGCGTTCGAGCTCGCTGGGCGTCGTCGGCAGAAGCTCACGCTGGTGCACAAGACCAACGTGCTGGTGCACTCGGGTGGCATGTGGCAGCGCATCGTCAACGAGGTGGCGCAGGAGCACCCCGCCGTGGTCGTAGACTATCTCCACGTCGACGCGGCCACGATCTTCCTGGTCACGAACCCCTCCCGCTTCGATGTGATCGTCACCGACAACCTCTTCGGTGACATCCTCACGGATCTGGCAGGCGCCGTCACCGGTGGCATCGGCCTCGCCGCATCGGGCAACATCAACCCCGACGGCACGTTCCCCTCGATGTTCGAGCCTGTTCATGGTTCAGCGCCCGACATCGCAGGCCAGCAGAAAGCCGACCCGACGGCGGCGATCCTGTCCATCGCGCTCCTGCTCGATCATCTCGGGCTCCCGGAGGAATCGATCCGCGTCACCCGCGCGGTCGAGGCGGACATCGCCGCAAGGGACGGTTCTCGCACCACAAGCCAGACGGGCGACGCCATCATCGCCAGACTCCAGGCGTAG
- a CDS encoding MFS transporter, translating into MAQIGVETSGINAPRAGARAWLALVVLMLPVLLVSVDNTVLSFALPEIAIALAPSGAEQLWIIDVYPLVLAGLLVTMGTLGDRFGRRRMLLIGSTGFAAVSVLAAFAPTAALLIAARALLGFFGAMLMPSTLSLLRSIFLNRDQRRMAIAVWASAFSAGSALGPIVGGFLLEHFAWGSVFLIAVPVLIPLLIAAPLLVPESRDPAPGKIDPISIALSMATMIPVVYAIKAVAVDGVTVFAVLWALLGVGMGWLFVRRQVRAKTPMLDMALFRRGSFSGAILVNLLSVVALVGFLYFVPQHLQLILGLSPMMAGLALVPGMLAVIVAGLSVVPISRRVPPHVLVPSALAFSVVGYLLVAFTTAGHGALPLILAFVVLGIGIGAAETISNELILSSAPAAKAGAASAVSETAYELGAVLGTAVLGGIITAFYRSALVVPDGVPADVSAAARETLAGAYTAAQDLPAPLGSALWEAAASAFDSGVLVTSLIGAVLVVGAGTIAAVTLRMKAAR; encoded by the coding sequence ATGGCCCAGATCGGGGTCGAGACGAGCGGGATCAATGCGCCGCGTGCGGGCGCACGGGCGTGGCTCGCGCTCGTCGTGCTCATGCTGCCGGTGCTGCTGGTCTCAGTCGACAACACGGTGCTGAGTTTCGCGTTGCCTGAGATCGCGATCGCCCTCGCGCCGTCGGGGGCGGAGCAACTGTGGATCATCGATGTGTATCCGCTCGTGCTGGCGGGGCTGCTCGTCACGATGGGTACCCTGGGCGACCGTTTCGGCAGGCGCCGGATGCTGTTGATCGGCTCCACCGGATTCGCCGCGGTCTCCGTGCTCGCCGCATTCGCGCCGACTGCCGCTCTTCTGATCGCCGCGCGAGCGCTGCTCGGGTTCTTCGGAGCGATGCTGATGCCGTCGACCCTGTCGCTGCTGCGCTCGATCTTCCTCAATCGCGACCAGCGACGCATGGCGATCGCCGTGTGGGCCTCTGCGTTCTCAGCGGGTTCCGCGTTGGGGCCGATCGTCGGCGGGTTCCTGCTTGAGCACTTCGCCTGGGGCTCGGTGTTCCTCATCGCCGTGCCGGTGCTGATCCCGCTGCTGATCGCGGCGCCGTTGCTCGTCCCCGAGAGTCGTGATCCGGCTCCGGGAAAGATCGACCCCATCAGCATCGCGCTGTCGATGGCGACGATGATCCCGGTGGTCTACGCGATCAAGGCGGTGGCTGTCGACGGCGTCACGGTGTTCGCGGTGCTCTGGGCTCTGCTGGGCGTCGGGATGGGCTGGCTGTTCGTGCGCCGACAGGTGCGCGCGAAGACGCCGATGCTCGACATGGCGCTGTTCCGTCGGGGGTCGTTCTCCGGGGCGATCCTGGTGAATCTGCTCAGTGTGGTCGCGCTCGTCGGGTTCCTGTATTTCGTGCCGCAGCACCTGCAGCTGATTCTGGGGCTCTCGCCGATGATGGCGGGGCTCGCCCTCGTACCGGGAATGCTCGCGGTGATCGTCGCAGGATTGAGCGTCGTCCCGATCTCTCGTCGGGTTCCGCCTCATGTGCTGGTTCCTTCCGCCCTGGCCTTCTCCGTCGTCGGGTACCTGCTCGTCGCCTTCACGACCGCTGGGCACGGCGCCCTTCCGCTGATACTCGCCTTCGTCGTGCTCGGTATCGGCATCGGGGCCGCGGAGACCATCTCGAACGAGCTGATCCTCTCCAGCGCTCCGGCTGCGAAGGCGGGTGCGGCGAGTGCCGTCTCCGAGACCGCGTACGAACTCGGCGCGGTGCTCGGAACCGCGGTGCTCGGCGGCATCATCACCGCGTTCTACCGCTCGGCGCTCGTGGTTCCGGACGGTGTTCCTGCTGACGTCTCCGCAGCCGCGCGGGAGACGCTCGCCGGCGCCTACACCGCAGCCCAGGATCTGCCGGCCCCGTTGGGATCCGCGCTGTGGGAGGCCGCGGCATCCGCATTCGATTCCGGTGTGCTGGTGACGTCGCTGATCGGCGCCGTGCTGGTCGTGGGGGCCGGGACGATCGCGGCCGTCACACTGCGCATGAAGGCCGCACGCTGA
- a CDS encoding TetR/AcrR family transcriptional regulator produces the protein MARPPLARERVLDAFEEILISSGERTATLDATAKAAAVSKGGLLYHFASKDDLADGMIERLKRLVDDDLADMIEAPDGPVAYYVRTSVMENAPLDRALIAVSRLAQGGSSSAGDALRETRSSWAETIRPHVRDQASLDLVLLVGDGLYFNNSLDINGPDRLVPRDDELRALVQLVVLATS, from the coding sequence ATGGCCCGACCTCCCCTCGCGCGCGAACGCGTGCTCGACGCCTTCGAGGAGATCCTCATCTCATCGGGCGAGCGCACCGCGACCCTGGATGCCACGGCGAAGGCCGCCGCTGTGTCCAAGGGTGGCCTGCTCTACCATTTCGCCTCGAAGGACGACCTCGCGGACGGAATGATCGAGCGATTGAAGCGTCTCGTCGACGACGACCTGGCCGACATGATCGAGGCACCGGATGGCCCCGTGGCGTACTACGTGCGCACCTCGGTCATGGAGAATGCGCCGCTCGACCGTGCGCTCATCGCCGTCTCACGACTCGCGCAGGGCGGCTCGAGCTCCGCCGGCGATGCGCTGCGCGAGACGCGAAGCAGTTGGGCGGAGACGATCCGCCCGCACGTGCGCGATCAGGCGTCGCTCGACCTCGTACTGCTCGTCGGCGACGGGCTGTACTTCAACAACTCACTGGACATCAACGGTCCGGACCGGCTGGTCCCGCGAGACGACGAGCTGCGCGCGCTCGTGCAGCTCGTCGTGCTGGCGACCTCGTAG
- the serA gene encoding phosphoglycerate dehydrogenase, with translation MPKPVVLIAEVLSPATIDALGPDFDVRQVDGTDREALFSSLADADAVLVRSATKIDAEALSHAPKLKVVARAGVGLDNVDIQASTKAGVMVVNAPTSNIISAAELTCGHILSLARHVPAAHASLAAGQWKRSAYTGTELYEKTLGIVGLGRIGALVAARMQGFGMKIVAFDPYVTGARAQQLGVELRTLDELVAEVDFLTIHMPKTPETTGMIGAEQFKAMKKTAYVVNVARGGLIDEAALREALVAGEIAGAGLDVFTSEPPAEGGSARELLDLPNVVVTPHLGASTDEAQEKAGISVARSVKLALEGDLVPDAVNVAGGVIDPFVRPGIALVEKLGQIFSGLTTSALTSLDIEVRGELADYDVSVYRLAALKGVLSNVVSENVSYVNAPLFAEQRGIEARLIVEKESPEYRNLTTLRGALADGTVLTVAGTLAGTRMVQKIVGINGHDIEVPIETHHIVMQYTDRPGIVAVYGQKFGEAGINIAGMQVARREAGGQALTVLTVDSRVPEELLAEVGEAIDAKVMRSIEITEV, from the coding sequence GTGCCGAAGCCCGTCGTGCTCATTGCCGAAGTTCTCTCACCCGCCACGATCGACGCCCTCGGGCCCGACTTCGACGTCCGTCAGGTCGACGGCACGGATCGCGAGGCGCTGTTCTCCTCGCTGGCCGACGCGGATGCCGTGCTCGTGCGCTCCGCGACGAAGATCGACGCTGAGGCGCTCAGCCACGCGCCGAAGCTGAAGGTCGTCGCGCGCGCCGGTGTCGGACTCGACAACGTCGACATCCAGGCATCCACCAAGGCCGGCGTCATGGTCGTCAACGCGCCCACCTCGAACATCATCTCCGCCGCTGAACTCACCTGCGGCCACATCCTCAGCCTCGCCCGCCACGTGCCGGCCGCGCACGCCTCGCTGGCCGCCGGCCAGTGGAAGCGCAGCGCCTACACGGGCACCGAGCTGTACGAGAAGACCCTCGGCATCGTGGGCCTCGGCCGGATCGGCGCGCTCGTCGCCGCCCGTATGCAGGGCTTCGGCATGAAGATCGTCGCGTTCGACCCGTACGTCACCGGCGCACGCGCGCAGCAGCTCGGTGTCGAACTGCGCACTCTCGACGAGCTCGTCGCCGAGGTCGACTTCCTGACCATCCACATGCCGAAGACGCCCGAGACGACCGGCATGATCGGCGCCGAGCAGTTCAAGGCCATGAAGAAGACGGCCTACGTCGTCAACGTCGCGCGAGGCGGCCTGATCGACGAGGCGGCTCTGCGTGAGGCGCTCGTGGCCGGCGAGATCGCCGGTGCCGGCCTCGACGTGTTCACCTCCGAGCCTCCGGCAGAGGGGGGCTCGGCGCGGGAGCTGCTGGATCTGCCCAACGTCGTCGTCACCCCGCACCTCGGGGCGTCGACCGACGAGGCGCAGGAGAAAGCGGGCATCTCCGTGGCCCGCTCCGTGAAGCTCGCGCTCGAGGGTGACCTGGTTCCGGATGCCGTCAACGTCGCAGGCGGTGTGATCGATCCGTTCGTCCGCCCCGGCATCGCGCTCGTCGAGAAGCTCGGACAGATCTTCAGCGGTCTGACGACCTCGGCCCTGACGAGCCTCGACATCGAGGTGCGCGGGGAACTCGCCGACTACGACGTCAGCGTGTACCGCCTGGCCGCGCTCAAGGGCGTGCTCTCCAACGTCGTCAGTGAGAACGTCTCGTACGTGAATGCGCCGCTGTTCGCCGAGCAGCGCGGCATCGAAGCCCGCCTGATCGTCGAGAAGGAGAGCCCCGAGTACCGCAACCTGACCACGCTTCGCGGTGCTCTCGCCGACGGCACGGTGCTCACGGTCGCCGGTACACTCGCCGGCACCCGCATGGTGCAGAAGATCGTCGGAATCAACGGTCACGACATCGAAGTGCCGATCGAGACGCACCACATCGTGATGCAGTACACCGATCGCCCCGGCATCGTGGCCGTCTACGGCCAGAAGTTCGGCGAGGCGGGTATCAACATCGCCGGCATGCAGGTCGCGCGTCGTGAGGCCGGCGGCCAGGCGCTCACTGTGCTCACCGTCGACTCGCGTGTGCCGGAGGAGCTGCTGGCCGAGGTCGGCGAGGCCATCGACGCCAAGGTGATGCGCTCGATCGAGATCACCGAGGTCTGA
- the ilvC gene encoding ketol-acid reductoisomerase yields MKEKHNVSTEIFYDADADLSLIQGKKVAIVGYGSQGHAHAQNLRDSGVEVAIALKDGSKSAAKAEEAGFPVKSVADATTWADLIMILAPDQHQRTIYSESIAPNLAEGKTLAFAHGFNIRFGYIDAPEGVDVILVAPKAPGHTVRREFVAGRGIPDIIAVEKDASGQAWALALSYAKAIGGTRAGVIKTTFTEETETDLFGEQAVLCGGVSHLVQAGFETLTEAGYQPQIAYFEVLHELKLIVDLMWEGGIAKQRWSISDTAEYGDYVSGPRVIDSAVKESMKGVLADIQSGAFAKRFIDDQDNGAKEFQELRAKEEQHPIEVTGKELRSLFAWKQQDEDYVDGSAAR; encoded by the coding sequence ATCAAGGAGAAACACAACGTGAGTACTGAGATCTTCTACGACGCCGACGCCGACCTGTCCCTCATCCAGGGCAAGAAGGTCGCGATCGTCGGCTACGGCTCGCAGGGTCACGCCCACGCGCAGAACCTGCGCGACTCGGGTGTCGAGGTCGCGATCGCGCTGAAGGACGGCTCGAAGTCCGCAGCCAAGGCTGAGGAGGCGGGCTTCCCCGTCAAGTCCGTCGCGGATGCCACCACCTGGGCCGACCTGATCATGATCCTCGCGCCGGACCAGCACCAGCGCACGATCTACTCCGAATCGATCGCCCCGAACCTCGCGGAGGGCAAGACCCTCGCGTTCGCGCACGGCTTCAACATCCGCTTCGGCTACATCGACGCGCCGGAGGGTGTCGACGTCATCCTCGTCGCACCGAAGGCGCCTGGTCACACCGTGCGCCGCGAGTTCGTCGCCGGCCGTGGCATCCCGGACATCATCGCCGTCGAGAAGGATGCGTCCGGCCAGGCCTGGGCGCTCGCGCTCTCGTACGCCAAGGCCATCGGCGGCACCCGCGCCGGCGTCATCAAGACCACGTTCACGGAAGAGACCGAGACCGACCTGTTCGGCGAGCAGGCCGTGCTCTGCGGTGGCGTCAGCCACCTCGTGCAGGCCGGTTTCGAGACGCTGACCGAAGCGGGCTACCAGCCGCAGATCGCCTACTTCGAGGTGCTCCACGAGCTCAAGCTCATCGTGGACCTCATGTGGGAGGGCGGCATCGCCAAGCAGCGCTGGTCGATCTCCGACACCGCCGAGTACGGCGACTACGTCTCCGGCCCCCGCGTCATCGACTCGGCAGTGAAGGAGAGCATGAAGGGCGTGCTCGCCGACATCCAGTCGGGTGCTTTCGCGAAGCGCTTCATCGACGACCAGGACAACGGTGCCAAGGAGTTCCAGGAGCTGCGTGCCAAGGAAGAGCAGCACCCGATCGAGGTCACCGGCAAGGAGCTGCGTTCGCTCTTCGCCTGGAAGCAGCAGGATGAGGACTACGTCGATGGCAGCGCTGCGCGCTGA
- the ilvN gene encoding acetolactate synthase small subunit, whose protein sequence is MSTHVLSLLVEDTPGLLTRVAGLFARRGFNIESLAVGVTEVPGVSRITVVVDVDQLPLEQVTKQLNKLINVIKIVELDFATSVQRHHVLVKVRTDNATRSNVIEIVNLFRASVVDYASDALVIEVTGDKGKVEAILRALEPFGVKELAQSGLLAMGRGGKSITERVLRG, encoded by the coding sequence ATGTCGACCCACGTACTGAGTCTTCTCGTCGAGGACACCCCTGGTCTTCTGACGCGTGTCGCGGGGCTCTTCGCGCGCCGCGGCTTCAACATCGAGTCTCTCGCCGTCGGCGTGACCGAGGTGCCGGGTGTGTCCCGCATCACGGTCGTCGTCGACGTCGACCAGTTGCCGCTCGAGCAGGTCACGAAGCAGCTGAACAAGCTGATCAACGTGATCAAGATCGTGGAACTCGATTTCGCCACGTCCGTGCAGCGTCATCATGTGCTGGTCAAGGTGCGCACGGACAACGCGACCCGCTCGAACGTGATCGAGATCGTGAACCTGTTCCGCGCCTCGGTCGTCGACTACGCCTCGGATGCGCTGGTGATCGAGGTCACCGGCGACAAGGGCAAGGTCGAAGCGATCCTGCGAGCCCTCGAGCCGTTCGGTGTCAAGGAACTCGCACAGTCCGGGCTGCTCGCCATGGGCCGAGGCGGCAAGAGCATCACCGAGCGCGTCCTGCGCGGCTGA